From a region of the Drosophila virilis strain 15010-1051.87 chromosome 3, Dvir_AGI_RSII-ME, whole genome shotgun sequence genome:
- the LOC6622484 gene encoding probable serine hydrolase isoform X1: MHYSTAEFILIIARVMKEYKWPKVSLMGHSLGGVLSFIYTALAPHTVDLVISLDILVPPLESPESLKLLGYALDKHLVEDERAEEALMREPPSYTLAQLRSVLSKGSNHSVPPEFAQYLLHRSVTKSQLYPEKFYFSRDGRTKYYNILPLNSALAAEMARRIRNKPYLIIKGSKSPFISARSNEAINILRNQNPHFEYYEVPGTHHVHLISPELCAQYIVPFLRHHRPPTVSSWSLAGEEQKLSTREHRKAQENFFARNLKRLSKL, translated from the coding sequence ATGCACTACAGCACAGCCGAGTTTATACTTATTATCGCACGGGTCATGAAGGAGTACAAGTGGCCAAAGGTCTCGCTGATGGGCCACTCGCTCGGCGGTGTTTTGAGCTTTATTTACACTGCACTCGCACCACACACTGTCGATCTGGTAATCTCATTGGACATTCTTGTACCTCCCTTAGAGTCACCTGAGAGCTTGAAGCTCTTAGGTTATGCTTTGGATAAGCACTTGGTGGAGGATGAGCGTGCTGAAGAGGCTTTAATGCGTGAGCCACCTTCCTACACGTTAGCCCAGCTGCGCAGTGTCCTGAGCAAGGGGAGCAACCACTCGGTGCCACCAGAATTTGCCCAGTATTTGCTGCACCGAAGCGTCACCAAGTCGCAGCTGTATCCGGAGAAGTTCTACTTTTCGAGGGATGGCCGCACCAAGTACTACAATATATTGCCGCTCAATTCCGCTCTCGCTGCTGAAATGGCGAGACGCATCAGAAATAAGCCCTATCTCATCATAAAAGGATCGAAGTCCCCCTTCATTAGCGCCAGGTCCAACGAGGCCATCAACATTTTAAGAAACCAAAATCCACACTTTGAGTATTACGAAGTACCCGGCACGCATCATGTCCATCTAATCAGTCCCGAACTATGTGCCCAGTATATAGTTCCCTTTCTGAGACATCATCGCCCGCCCACAGTGTCCAGCTGGTCGTTAGCTGGGGAGGAGCAGAAGCTAAGCACACGGGAGCATCGGAAGGCACAGGAGAACTTCTTTGCGAGGAATCTAAAGCGTCTTAGTAAGCTTTAA
- the LOC6622484 gene encoding probable serine hydrolase isoform X2 — protein MGTLSLSDYEDVRIWAPWGHIAGRWYGNRSERPILAIHGWLDNLGTFDTLIPLLPDYLGVLCIDLPGHGCSARLPAGMHYSTAEFILIIARVMKEYKWPKVSLMGHSLGGVLSFIYTALAPHTVDLVISLDILVPPLESPESLKLLGYALDKHLVEDERAEEALMREPPSYTLAQLRSVLSKGSNHSVPPEFAQYLLHRSVTKSQLYPEKFYFSRDGRTKYYNILPLNSALAAEMARRIRNKPYLIIKGSKSPFISARSNEAINILRNQNPHFEYYEVPGTHHVHLISPELCAQYIVPFLRHHRPPTVSSWSLAGEEQKLSTREHRKAQENFFARNLKRLSKL, from the exons ATGGGAACTTTGTCACTGAGCGAC TACGAGGATGTGCGCATCTGGGCGCCCTGGGGTCACATTGCGGGTCGCTGGTACGGCAATCGATCGGAACGTCCTATTCTGGCCATACACGGCTGGTTGGACAATCTGGGCACCTTTGATACACTAATACCCTTGCTGCCCGACTATCTGGGCGTGCTCTGCATTGATCTGCCTGGACATGGTTGCTCCGCACGGCTGCCAGCGGGCATGCACTACAGCACAGCCGAGTTTATACTTATTATCGCACGGGTCATGAAGGAGTACAAGTGGCCAAAGGTCTCGCTGATGGGCCACTCGCTCGGCGGTGTTTTGAGCTTTATTTACACTGCACTCGCACCACACACTGTCGATCTGGTAATCTCATTGGACATTCTTGTACCTCCCTTAGAGTCACCTGAGAGCTTGAAGCTCTTAGGTTATGCTTTGGATAAGCACTTGGTGGAGGATGAGCGTGCTGAAGAGGCTTTAATGCGTGAGCCACCTTCCTACACGTTAGCCCAGCTGCGCAGTGTCCTGAGCAAGGGGAGCAACCACTCGGTGCCACCAGAATTTGCCCAGTATTTGCTGCACCGAAGCGTCACCAAGTCGCAGCTGTATCCGGAGAAGTTCTACTTTTCGAGGGATGGCCGCACCAAGTACTACAATATATTGCCGCTCAATTCCGCTCTCGCTGCTGAAATGGCGAGACGCATCAGAAATAAGCCCTATCTCATCATAAAAGGATCGAAGTCCCCCTTCATTAGCGCCAGGTCCAACGAGGCCATCAACATTTTAAGAAACCAAAATCCACACTTTGAGTATTACGAAGTACCCGGCACGCATCATGTCCATCTAATCAGTCCCGAACTATGTGCCCAGTATATAGTTCCCTTTCTGAGACATCATCGCCCGCCCACAGTGTCCAGCTGGTCGTTAGCTGGGGAGGAGCAGAAGCTAAGCACACGGGAGCATCGGAAGGCACAGGAGAACTTCTTTGCGAGGAATCTAAAGCGTCTTAGTAAGCTTTAA